Proteins encoded by one window of Ignavibacteriota bacterium:
- a CDS encoding rhodanese-like domain-containing protein codes for MKKFFSNFSPEKKLAMFAILLGIIALFSGDPYGKNTLKINAKELSLISSDDIGKIKVENLADDIIKSEADFRLIDLRKPEEFAKYNIPNSENIQVDDILKSDLQRNEKIILYSDNDVEATQAWFLLKSNDYKGVNIILGGINSWKDNVLFPKCDCGENPTDEQKHKHDKLAEVSKYYGGSMQTTETVQSVVKNEMPKLSTQSGITLKKTSGKKKREGC; via the coding sequence ATGAAAAAGTTTTTCTCAAATTTTAGTCCGGAAAAGAAGCTGGCGATGTTTGCAATTCTGCTTGGAATCATTGCGCTTTTTTCTGGTGATCCTTATGGAAAAAATACGTTAAAAATTAATGCTAAGGAATTATCTCTCATCTCATCCGATGATATTGGAAAAATTAAGGTTGAAAATTTGGCAGATGATATAATAAAATCTGAAGCGGATTTTAGACTGATTGACTTAAGAAAACCTGAAGAATTTGCTAAATATAATATTCCAAATTCTGAAAATATTCAAGTTGATGATATATTGAAATCTGATTTACAGCGAAACGAAAAAATAATTCTTTATTCGGATAACGACGTTGAAGCAACACAGGCTTGGTTTTTGCTAAAGTCAAATGATTATAAAGGCGTAAACATAATTTTAGGCGGAATTAACAGTTGGAAAGATAATGTGTTATTTCCAAAGTGCGACTGTGGTGAAAACCCAACAGACGAACAAAAGCACAAACATGATAAATTGGCGGAAGTAAGTAAATACTATGGCGGAAGTATGCAGACGACCGAAACGGTACAATCAGTCGTTAAAAACGAAATGCCAAAATTATCAACGCAAAGCGGAATAACGTTAAAGAAAACATCCGGAAAGAAAAAAAGAGAAGGTTGTTAA
- a CDS encoding molybdopterin-dependent oxidoreductase, with amino-acid sequence MNSLSRRRFLKITSATFGAAVAVTSLSEVVKGAEKVEGKTGKKAKGIQKIPTYCDLCFWKCGAVAYVNDGELWKIEGNPEDPLSKGRLCPRGTGGIGAYSDSDRLKAPLIRKGKRGNEEFVQVTWEEAFDYIAEKMKKIKIDYGPESMVLFSHGIGGNFLQHLITAYGSPNITAPSFAQCRGPREVGFELTFGDVVGSPERTDIQNSRCLVLIGSHLGENMHNTQVQEFAEAVEKGATIITVDPRFSIAASKSKYYLPIKPGTDIALLLSWMNVIVSENLYDKEFVEKYGFGFEQFKNEISQYTPEWAYIETTIDPELIRKTAYEMANNKPATLIHPGRHTTWYGDDTQRSRAIALLNALMGNWGKQGGFYIPHSFAIPKYPYPAYPNSQKEAADNPNHKYPFAEGEKSSSGMRDATLTSIPYPIRGWLVYATNLLQALPNKQETIDAIQKLDLLVVVDVVPSEIAGYADVVLPESVYLERYDDLNTSSCKEGFVGIRQPVIDSPNDQKPNWWIAKQLANKLGLGNYFPWKNVEEYLDTRLKSAGLSLAELKQKGVIKGPKQPIYYGENDIPEFFTQSGKVEFYSLALQEAGFDPVPKYVKPEEPPAGYYRLLFGRAPVHTFSKTISNKFLSNLMEENELWLNCDIAKRFGINNGDYVKLKNQDGIVSNKIKVKSTERIRTDCVYMVHGFGQQSKMYRQTFNKGASDTQLVTNYKVDPLMGGTGMNVNFVTIEPEA; translated from the coding sequence ATGAATTCATTATCAAGAAGAAGATTTCTGAAAATTACAAGCGCGACTTTTGGAGCGGCCGTAGCAGTTACTTCTTTGAGTGAAGTAGTGAAAGGTGCCGAAAAAGTTGAAGGAAAAACAGGTAAAAAGGCGAAAGGAATTCAAAAAATTCCCACTTATTGTGATCTGTGTTTTTGGAAATGCGGCGCAGTTGCTTATGTGAATGATGGAGAATTATGGAAGATAGAAGGAAATCCAGAGGATCCTTTAAGCAAAGGCAGATTGTGCCCAAGAGGAACCGGTGGAATTGGAGCATATTCGGATTCCGACAGATTAAAAGCTCCATTAATACGAAAAGGTAAGCGAGGAAATGAAGAATTTGTTCAAGTAACATGGGAAGAAGCATTTGATTATATAGCCGAAAAAATGAAAAAAATTAAAATTGATTACGGCCCGGAATCGATGGTGCTGTTTAGTCATGGAATCGGCGGAAATTTTTTACAGCATTTGATTACCGCTTATGGAAGTCCGAATATTACCGCTCCTTCATTTGCGCAATGCCGCGGACCCAGAGAAGTAGGTTTTGAATTAACATTCGGCGATGTTGTCGGTTCACCAGAAAGAACCGATATTCAAAATTCAAGATGTTTAGTTTTAATTGGCTCTCATCTTGGCGAAAATATGCACAATACACAAGTCCAGGAATTTGCGGAAGCAGTGGAAAAAGGGGCAACAATAATAACTGTCGATCCGAGATTTTCTATCGCGGCTAGTAAATCAAAATATTACCTGCCAATTAAACCGGGCACGGATATAGCATTACTGCTGTCGTGGATGAACGTAATTGTATCTGAGAATTTATATGATAAAGAGTTTGTTGAAAAATACGGTTTTGGTTTTGAACAATTTAAAAACGAAATATCACAATATACGCCTGAATGGGCATATATTGAAACTACGATTGATCCGGAATTAATTAGAAAAACCGCTTATGAAATGGCAAATAATAAGCCTGCCACTTTAATTCATCCTGGAAGACATACAACCTGGTACGGCGATGATACGCAAAGAAGTCGTGCCATTGCTTTACTTAATGCTCTGATGGGAAATTGGGGAAAACAAGGAGGATTTTATATTCCGCACAGTTTTGCAATTCCAAAATATCCTTATCCGGCTTACCCTAATTCACAAAAAGAAGCTGCGGATAACCCAAATCATAAATATCCGTTTGCGGAAGGTGAAAAAAGTTCTAGCGGCATGCGCGACGCAACTTTAACTTCCATTCCTTACCCAATCAGAGGCTGGTTAGTATATGCTACGAACTTACTTCAAGCTTTGCCGAATAAACAAGAGACAATTGACGCGATACAAAAATTGGATTTGTTGGTTGTCGTGGATGTAGTGCCGAGTGAAATTGCTGGATATGCCGATGTAGTTTTACCGGAATCTGTTTATTTGGAAAGATATGATGATCTTAATACTTCTTCATGCAAAGAAGGTTTTGTAGGAATACGTCAGCCGGTAATTGATTCACCCAACGATCAAAAGCCAAATTGGTGGATTGCCAAACAGCTTGCAAATAAACTGGGATTAGGTAATTATTTCCCTTGGAAAAATGTTGAAGAATACTTGGATACAAGATTAAAAAGCGCCGGATTAAGTCTTGCAGAATTAAAACAAAAAGGTGTAATTAAAGGTCCTAAGCAGCCCATTTATTATGGAGAAAATGATATACCCGAATTTTTTACTCAATCCGGTAAAGTTGAATTTTATTCGCTTGCATTGCAAGAAGCGGGATTCGATCCGGTTCCCAAATATGTAAAACCAGAGGAACCTCCGGCAGGATATTACCGACTTTTATTCGGCAGAGCTCCGGTTCATACTTTCAGCAAAACTATTTCAAACAAATTTTTATCAAATCTGATGGAAGAAAATGAACTGTGGCTTAACTGCGATATTGCAAAAAGATTTGGAATAAATAACGGAGATTATGTTAAACTAAAAAACCAAGATGGAATTGTAAGCAATAAAATAAAAGTGAAATCTACAGAACGGATAAGAACAGACTGCGTATATATGGTTCACGGCTTTGGACAGCAGTCGAAAATGTACAGGCAAACTTTTAACAAAGGGGCAAGCGATACACAGCTTGTTACAAATTATAAAGTTGATCCTTTAATGGGAGGAACCGGTATGAATGTAAATTTTGTAACAATTGAACCGGAGGCATAA
- a CDS encoding YeeE/YedE family protein — protein MNGITEKISHIFEHGEHAHIDAKEKPFSNPYFVGIGLGLVLLAAFVIMGRGLGASGALSTAVAVSVSKIAPEHAAKNSFYNEYLGDENTNPLKDWLIFQVIGVLFGGFISGTLAHRVKKGIEKGPRISTKMRLVYAFIGGGLLGWGAKLARGCMSGQALSGGAVLNLGSWIFMMMVFVGGYAAAYFFRRQWI, from the coding sequence ATGAATGGTATAACTGAAAAAATTTCGCACATATTTGAACATGGTGAACATGCTCATATTGATGCGAAAGAAAAACCTTTTTCAAATCCATATTTTGTTGGGATTGGATTAGGTTTGGTTTTACTCGCGGCTTTCGTAATAATGGGAAGAGGATTAGGTGCCTCCGGAGCTTTATCTACAGCCGTGGCAGTTAGTGTAAGCAAAATTGCGCCGGAACACGCTGCAAAAAATAGTTTTTATAATGAATATTTGGGCGATGAAAATACAAATCCGCTTAAAGATTGGCTTATCTTTCAAGTTATTGGCGTATTATTCGGCGGATTTATTTCAGGTACACTTGCGCACAGAGTAAAAAAAGGTATTGAAAAAGGTCCGAGAATTTCAACAAAAATGCGATTGGTCTATGCATTTATTGGCGGAGGATTACTTGGATGGGGAGCTAAATTAGCTAGAGGCTGTATGAGCGGACAAGCGCTAAGCGGAGGAGCAGTATTAAACTTAGGCAGCTGGATTTTTATGATGATGGTATTTGTCGGCGGATATGCAGCAGCTTATTTTTTTAGGAGACAATGGATATGA
- the galE gene encoding UDP-glucose 4-epimerase GalE has translation MKILVTGGAGYIGSHFVKILNEKDIEVVVLDNLSRGHKEAVPQNVKLEIVDLLDYKNLDKVLNGRNFDAVVHFAAFAYVGESVENPSIYYENNVVGSFNLLKACVKNNIKKFVFSSTCSLYGNPEIIPISENQKTNPINPYAQTKLMIETMLKDFDNSYGLKYVALRYFNAAGADFSGQIGESHEPEPHLIPIVLNTALGKREKVLIFGDDYETKDGTCVRDYIHVNDLGDAHFKAIEYLNNNGKSNVFNLGTGDGNSVKEIIETAERITNTKISFQIVERREGDPAVLIADNKKAKEILGWNNKYQLEEIIESAYKWHKNKDF, from the coding sequence ATGAAAATACTTGTAACAGGAGGCGCCGGATATATTGGTTCTCACTTTGTGAAAATTTTAAACGAAAAAGATATTGAAGTTGTTGTTTTAGATAATTTAAGCAGAGGTCATAAAGAAGCAGTACCTCAAAATGTTAAATTAGAAATAGTCGATTTATTGGATTATAAGAATCTGGATAAAGTCTTAAATGGCCGTAATTTTGATGCAGTAGTTCATTTTGCTGCATTTGCTTATGTTGGAGAATCTGTAGAAAATCCCAGTATATATTATGAGAATAACGTAGTAGGCAGTTTTAATTTGCTTAAGGCATGCGTAAAAAATAATATTAAAAAATTCGTTTTTTCATCAACTTGTTCGCTTTACGGTAATCCTGAAATTATACCAATTTCGGAAAATCAAAAAACCAATCCAATAAATCCATATGCTCAAACAAAATTAATGATTGAAACAATGCTGAAAGATTTTGATAATTCATATGGATTAAAATATGTTGCTCTTCGGTATTTCAACGCTGCCGGGGCTGATTTTTCGGGACAAATTGGTGAAAGTCATGAACCCGAACCTCATTTAATACCAATTGTATTAAATACCGCGCTAGGAAAGAGAGAAAAAGTTTTAATTTTTGGTGATGATTATGAAACTAAAGACGGAACTTGTGTAAGAGATTATATTCATGTAAATGATTTAGGCGACGCGCATTTTAAAGCTATTGAATATCTGAATAATAACGGGAAAAGCAATGTCTTCAATTTAGGAACCGGTGACGGTAATTCTGTAAAAGAAATAATTGAAACAGCGGAAAGAATTACAAATACGAAAATATCTTTTCAAATTGTTGAACGAAGAGAAGGGGATCCGGCTGTTTTAATTGCCGATAACAAAAAGGCAAAAGAAATTTTAGGCTGGAATAATAAATACCAATTAGAAGAAATTATTGAATCGGCATATAAATGGCATAAAAATAAGGATTTTTAA
- a CDS encoding MerR family transcriptional regulator codes for METVIDKKTPVYPIRTAAQILGISVHTLRMYEKEGLIIPHKSEGNQRVYSEDDLERLRCIRRAINESKISINGIKTIYSLIPCWEVAKCGEDDRKSCNAFKSHEQPCWTFDHPNTMCENHNCRECEVYSEYSQCGAIKDLIKKISGL; via the coding sequence ATGGAAACTGTGATAGACAAGAAAACTCCCGTTTATCCGATCAGAACAGCCGCTCAAATTCTTGGAATTTCCGTTCATACTCTCCGAATGTACGAAAAAGAAGGTTTAATAATTCCACATAAATCAGAAGGTAATCAAAGAGTTTATTCCGAAGACGATCTGGAAAGATTAAGATGTATTAGGCGCGCAATAAATGAATCAAAAATAAGTATAAACGGAATAAAAACAATTTACTCTTTAATACCATGCTGGGAAGTAGCAAAATGCGGAGAAGATGACAGAAAATCCTGCAACGCGTTTAAAAGCCATGAACAGCCTTGCTGGACTTTTGATCATCCGAATACAATGTGCGAAAACCATAATTGCAGGGAATGTGAGGTTTACTCAGAATATTCGCAATGCGGCGCAATAAAAGATTTAATAAAAAAAATATCGGGATTATAA
- a CDS encoding 4Fe-4S dicluster domain-containing protein produces MSRFGMAIDTKKCVGCQDCVIACQTENKVPNGFCRDWIKTEAQGKFPTIQLEIRSERCNHCSDAPCVSCCPTGASHYHDIGGVVLVNHNECIGCKACISSCPYDARYVHPDGYVDKCTFCIHRVEDGLNPACVSVCPTHCMHFGDLDDPSSHINQLLQSRKYHSLIPEAGTRPNIFYLT; encoded by the coding sequence ATGTCAAGATTTGGAATGGCGATAGATACTAAAAAATGTGTTGGATGCCAGGATTGTGTAATCGCATGCCAAACTGAAAATAAAGTACCCAATGGATTTTGCAGAGATTGGATAAAAACGGAAGCTCAAGGAAAATTCCCGACAATTCAATTAGAAATTAGATCTGAAAGATGTAATCATTGTTCAGATGCGCCTTGTGTTTCCTGCTGTCCAACAGGCGCAAGCCACTATCATGATATCGGCGGTGTTGTTCTTGTAAATCATAATGAATGTATTGGCTGTAAGGCTTGTATATCATCATGTCCATATGACGCGCGATACGTTCATCCCGATGGATATGTTGATAAATGTACATTCTGTATTCATAGAGTTGAGGATGGACTCAATCCCGCATGCGTATCTGTTTGTCCCACACATTGTATGCATTTCGGCGATTTGGATGATCCGAGCAGTCATATAAATCAATTACTTCAATCAAGAAAATATCATTCTTTAATTCCGGAAGCCGGAACAAGACCAAACATATTCTATTTGACTTAG
- the nrfD gene encoding polysulfide reductase NrfD, with protein sequence MNEITTTRHNHLIDPTLSVWGWEIPVYLFLGGMVAGMMLISGYFLFKGRQTEKNCSCFYLPYISLILLSIGMFALFLDLEHKFYVWRLYTTFQITSAMSWGSWILVLVYPILLINAILKPPKFLEDKFPQIVNWKKYLHDRPILLKNLGIVTMFFGAGIGLYTGVLLSSLGARPLWSSSILWLLFLISGLSSAAAFVHVIAKDVFERELLAKADNAFLIIELFVIALFIIGLKTATEVQANAADLLLSGQFASSFWVFVIGIGIVIPLIIQLLAVNHKVKHTALAPLMVIIGGLILRFIIVAAGQYSHWFNANFH encoded by the coding sequence ATGAACGAAATTACAACAACAAGACATAATCATTTGATTGATCCAACATTATCTGTTTGGGGATGGGAAATACCGGTTTATTTATTTTTAGGCGGAATGGTTGCCGGCATGATGCTGATCTCGGGATACTTTTTATTTAAAGGCAGACAAACTGAAAAAAATTGTTCATGTTTTTATTTGCCTTACATCAGTCTGATATTGTTAAGCATAGGTATGTTTGCATTATTTTTGGATTTAGAGCATAAATTTTACGTATGGAGATTATACACAACTTTTCAAATTACTTCCGCAATGTCGTGGGGGTCATGGATTCTGGTTTTAGTTTATCCCATTTTATTGATTAACGCTATACTAAAGCCTCCAAAATTTCTTGAGGATAAATTTCCACAAATTGTAAATTGGAAAAAATATTTGCATGATAGACCAATTCTATTAAAAAACTTAGGAATTGTCACAATGTTTTTTGGCGCGGGAATTGGCTTGTATACAGGAGTTCTGTTAAGTTCACTTGGAGCAAGACCATTATGGAGTTCATCAATTCTTTGGTTATTATTTTTGATCTCAGGACTTTCCAGCGCCGCTGCATTTGTCCATGTGATCGCGAAAGATGTTTTTGAACGCGAATTACTCGCAAAGGCAGATAATGCATTTTTAATAATAGAACTTTTTGTAATCGCACTTTTTATCATTGGTTTGAAAACTGCTACCGAAGTTCAAGCTAATGCGGCGGATTTATTGTTAAGCGGACAATTTGCGTCAAGTTTTTGGGTATTTGTAATTGGAATTGGAATTGTTATTCCATTGATAATTCAGCTTCTTGCCGTAAATCATAAAGTAAAACATACCGCGCTCGCGCCTTTAATGGTAATAATTGGGGGACTAATTTTGCGTTTCATTATCGTTGCCGCCGGTCAATACAGTCATTGGTTTAATGCAAATTTTCACTAA
- the rfbC gene encoding dTDP-4-dehydrorhamnose 3,5-epimerase — translation MLKKVDTLFRDLFIIEPDIFQDDRGYFYESYSEKKYLELGINLKFVQDNVSLSSFGTIRGLHYQIGEFAQGKLCQVLLGKVLDVAVDIRFNSPTFGKYFAVELSQENKKQLWIPPGFAHGFSVLSENAIFSYKCTNYYSKENERCIIYNDKSLNVNWGIENPIISDKDLKGIVFSVIEKDFNF, via the coding sequence ATGTTAAAAAAAGTTGACACTCTGTTTCGTGATCTATTTATTATTGAACCGGATATTTTTCAAGATGATAGAGGATATTTCTATGAGTCTTACTCAGAAAAAAAATATTTGGAATTAGGAATCAATTTAAAATTTGTTCAGGATAATGTTTCATTATCAAGCTTTGGGACAATAAGAGGACTTCACTATCAAATTGGAGAATTTGCTCAAGGAAAATTATGTCAGGTATTGCTTGGCAAAGTTTTAGATGTGGCAGTTGATATCAGATTTAATTCTCCTACATTTGGTAAATATTTTGCTGTTGAATTATCTCAAGAAAACAAGAAACAGCTATGGATTCCGCCCGGATTTGCTCATGGTTTTTCGGTTTTGTCGGAAAACGCGATTTTTAGTTATAAATGCACAAATTATTATAGTAAAGAGAATGAAAGGTGTATTATATATAATGATAAAAGTTTAAATGTAAACTGGGGAATTGAAAATCCGATTATATCTGATAAAGATTTGAAAGGTATCGTATTTTCAGTTATAGAAAAAGATTTTAATTTTTAA
- a CDS encoding UDP-glucose/GDP-mannose dehydrogenase family protein, translating to MKISVIGSGYVGLVSGTCFAEMGNDVICVDNNPQKLAQLKKAEVPIYEPGLDLLFYRNIAKSRLHFTDDLKSAVLDCEVIMLCLPTPQGEDGSADLKYVYGIAEDIGKILSENGDSDFKIIANKSTVPVGTSAAVTNILKKYNLKNFEVVSNPEFLREGYAVDDFMKPDRIVIGASTELAMEKMKSLYYPFVLKGSTIIEMNPESSEVTKYAANSYLAMRITFMNELANFCEVVGANIDLVRKGMGSDTRIGKRFLYAGIGYGGSCFPKDVNALIKTSKEKGSEMRLLTLVDQVNKDQKQVIVKKILQHFGENIKGMKFAIWGLAFKPNTDDMREAPSVVIIEELLKRGATVTAYDPEAMENAKFYLQERIKYAEDQYKAVEGANALLVLTEWNEFNNPDLEQVKSLLAKPIIFDGRNVFNRRKTKELGFTHYSIGKTPIIQ from the coding sequence ATGAAAATTTCAGTAATTGGGTCAGGTTATGTTGGTTTAGTATCAGGAACATGTTTTGCAGAAATGGGAAACGATGTTATTTGCGTTGATAATAACCCGCAAAAACTTGCACAATTGAAAAAAGCCGAAGTTCCAATTTATGAACCCGGTTTGGATTTGTTGTTTTACAGAAACATTGCAAAAAGCAGACTTCATTTTACCGACGATCTAAAGTCGGCTGTTTTAGACTGTGAAGTAATAATGCTCTGTTTACCCACTCCTCAAGGCGAAGATGGTTCTGCAGATTTAAAGTATGTTTATGGTATTGCGGAAGATATTGGAAAAATATTGAGTGAAAATGGTGATAGTGATTTTAAAATAATCGCGAATAAAAGTACCGTTCCTGTTGGAACTTCAGCAGCGGTTACAAACATTCTCAAAAAATATAATTTAAAGAATTTCGAAGTTGTTTCAAATCCAGAGTTTTTGCGAGAAGGTTACGCAGTTGATGATTTCATGAAACCTGACAGAATTGTTATTGGTGCATCGACCGAATTAGCAATGGAAAAGATGAAATCCCTTTATTATCCATTTGTTCTTAAAGGAAGTACAATTATTGAAATGAACCCTGAAAGTTCTGAGGTAACAAAATACGCCGCAAATTCTTATTTGGCAATGAGAATTACTTTTATGAATGAACTCGCAAATTTCTGCGAAGTTGTTGGCGCCAATATTGATTTGGTTAGAAAAGGGATGGGTTCAGATACAAGAATTGGAAAAAGATTTTTATATGCTGGTATAGGATACGGCGGTTCGTGTTTTCCAAAGGATGTTAATGCTTTAATAAAAACATCTAAGGAAAAAGGCTCTGAAATGAGATTGCTAACTCTTGTCGATCAAGTTAACAAAGATCAGAAACAAGTTATAGTAAAGAAAATATTGCAGCATTTTGGCGAGAATATCAAAGGTATGAAATTTGCAATTTGGGGATTGGCATTCAAACCAAATACAGATGATATGCGCGAAGCTCCTTCTGTTGTTATAATTGAAGAGTTACTAAAAAGAGGCGCAACTGTAACAGCTTATGATCCTGAAGCAATGGAAAATGCTAAATTTTATTTGCAAGAAAGAATAAAATATGCGGAAGATCAATATAAAGCTGTTGAAGGCGCAAATGCTCTATTGGTTTTAACTGAATGGAATGAATTCAATAATCCGGATTTGGAACAAGTGAAATCTCTGCTTGCAAAACCAATAATTTTTGATGGAAGAAACGTATTCAACAGAAGAAAAACCAAAGAGTTAGGTTTTACGCATTATAGTATCGGCAAAACTCCTATTATACAATAA
- a CDS encoding YeeE/YedE family protein: protein MNTPFFKFDYFGTDVSLIIAFVIGIAFGFALERGGFGRATILAAQFYFTNMRVLKVMFTAIVTAMLGVFFLSVIGFLDLSLIYLTPTNVLPDLVGGLVAGVGFVIGGYCPGTSVVAFATGKIDALVYLLGMLFGIFVFGEMFPMLEKFFNSTDMGSITLPQYFKIPYGVVVFLVVLMAVAAFAAAEWGERKMANKSVGK, encoded by the coding sequence ATGAACACACCATTTTTTAAGTTCGATTACTTTGGAACAGACGTCAGTTTAATTATTGCTTTTGTTATTGGAATTGCATTTGGATTTGCTTTGGAACGCGGAGGTTTTGGAAGAGCGACAATTTTAGCGGCTCAATTCTATTTTACAAATATGCGTGTACTAAAAGTAATGTTCACCGCAATTGTTACCGCAATGCTCGGAGTTTTCTTTTTATCCGTCATCGGATTTTTAGATTTGTCGCTTATTTATTTAACTCCAACTAATGTGCTGCCGGATTTAGTTGGAGGATTAGTTGCGGGAGTTGGATTTGTAATAGGCGGATATTGTCCAGGAACATCTGTTGTAGCGTTTGCTACCGGTAAGATTGACGCATTGGTTTACCTGCTTGGAATGTTATTCGGGATTTTTGTTTTTGGCGAAATGTTTCCAATGTTAGAAAAATTCTTTAATTCAACGGATATGGGCAGTATAACATTACCGCAATATTTTAAAATTCCTTATGGAGTTGTTGTTTTTCTAGTTGTACTAATGGCTGTTGCCGCGTTTGCCGCTGCCGAATGGGGTGAAAGAAAAATGGCAAATAAATCAGTGGGGAAATAA
- a CDS encoding MarR family transcriptional regulator codes for MNITKSQAVEMSELTCRLSRACNKKESSFAALFNLTPTELKCLRMFAKKSTVSIKEMIEELEISAGRVTHILTSLEEKKYIIRRIDNSDKRNHLVDLTPESKKFIGLLTKKHIELHQNILSNFDIEKQKFVSVIMSELINALEKWSELNKQKLNDE; via the coding sequence ATGAACATAACAAAATCTCAAGCAGTTGAAATGTCGGAATTAACATGCCGGCTTTCAAGAGCATGCAATAAGAAAGAAAGCAGTTTTGCGGCATTATTTAATTTGACTCCAACAGAGTTAAAGTGTTTAAGAATGTTTGCCAAAAAATCTACTGTATCTATTAAGGAAATGATAGAAGAATTGGAAATTAGCGCAGGAAGGGTTACTCATATTCTAACAAGTTTGGAAGAAAAAAAGTATATAATTAGAAGAATTGACAATTCCGATAAACGAAATCATCTTGTTGATTTAACTCCGGAAAGTAAAAAGTTTATTGGCTTGCTTACAAAAAAACATATTGAACTTCATCAGAATATTTTAAGCAACTTTGATATAGAAAAGCAAAAATTCGTAAGCGTAATTATGAGTGAGCTTATCAATGCTTTGGAAAAATGGAGTGAACTCAATAAGCAAAAATTAAACGATGAATAA
- a CDS encoding YeeE/YedE family protein, which translates to MGPLVPDVISNDLNYLVALVIGVAFGAILEQAGFSTSKKLVGLFYGYDFTVLRVFFTAGLVAMFGIIMLDHWGYLDVNLIYINPTFVGAAIVGGLIMGLGFVIGGFCPGTSVCAAAIGKIDAMYFIFGSVIGILIFAEGYPLWEDFYKAYNYGGVRIFDTFGISQSLFAFILTSIALIAFWFTSIIENKVNGINKPSLRFTPYYLGLTAVGIFIAISAFMFPSKKDGLIEQVKNVEFVNSYSIKEITSDELAYRIMEGDKKLQIFDFRASEEYTKQSLPNSILFSIDNFFEKEPNRLLSLSNRTNVFIADDELTERKIAVIAKELGYNNIKILTGGFNSFKNLILNYDKTVVPKNKVEKTTFAFREKASIKIPEIIKNNKPKGGVEKKLKRAVGGC; encoded by the coding sequence ATGGGTCCTTTAGTTCCCGATGTAATCAGTAATGATCTGAATTATTTAGTTGCCTTAGTTATTGGAGTTGCTTTTGGAGCAATTCTTGAACAAGCCGGATTTTCAACTTCAAAGAAATTAGTCGGTTTGTTTTATGGATATGATTTTACTGTTCTCAGAGTTTTTTTTACAGCCGGATTAGTAGCAATGTTCGGAATTATTATGTTGGATCACTGGGGATATTTGGATGTAAATTTAATTTATATAAATCCAACATTTGTCGGTGCCGCAATTGTTGGCGGATTGATAATGGGATTAGGATTTGTGATCGGCGGATTTTGTCCAGGAACATCAGTTTGTGCGGCGGCAATTGGTAAAATAGACGCAATGTATTTTATATTCGGCTCGGTAATTGGAATTTTAATCTTTGCAGAAGGATATCCACTTTGGGAAGATTTTTATAAAGCATATAATTATGGCGGAGTTAGAATTTTTGATACATTTGGAATTTCGCAATCATTATTTGCTTTTATCCTTACTTCAATTGCTTTAATTGCTTTTTGGTTTACTTCAATAATTGAAAATAAAGTAAATGGTATTAATAAACCCTCACTTAGATTTACGCCTTATTATTTAGGCTTGACAGCTGTTGGAATTTTTATTGCAATTTCGGCATTTATGTTTCCATCCAAAAAAGACGGATTAATTGAGCAAGTAAAGAATGTTGAGTTTGTAAATTCTTATTCAATTAAAGAAATTACATCCGATGAATTGGCATATAGAATTATGGAGGGTGACAAAAAGCTGCAGATATTTGATTTTAGGGCTTCCGAAGAATATACTAAACAAAGTCTGCCTAATTCTATATTATTTTCAATTGATAATTTTTTTGAAAAAGAACCAAATAGACTTTTAAGTTTATCAAACCGTACAAATGTTTTTATAGCTGATGATGAATTAACCGAAAGAAAAATTGCTGTTATCGCAAAAGAACTTGGTTACAATAATATTAAAATTCTTACCGGCGGATTTAATTCATTTAAAAATCTTATTTTGAATTATGATAAAACTGTAGTCCCTAAAAATAAAGTTGAAAAAACGACTTTTGCCTTTAGAGAAAAAGCATCAATTAAAATTCCGGAAATAATTAAAAATAATAAACCCAAAGGCGGTGTTGAGAAAAAACTAAAACGCGCTGTCGGCGGTTGCTAA